In a genomic window of Streptomyces sp. BHT-5-2:
- a CDS encoding NADP-dependent oxidoreductase — MKAITTNSYGGPEVLTYSDQPDPKVGPDSVLIRVKAAGVNPVDWKIVAGYLDGMMHAHFPLIPGWDVAGVVEAVGADAPEYAVGDEVIGYVRKDEVQHGTYAELVAAPVRTLARRPASLSWRQAAGLPLAGLTAYQSLKRVRVKADDLVLVHAAAGGVGSLAVQIAVAEGARVIGTASERNHDFLRSLGAEPVTYGDGLADRVRSLAPEGVDAALDFVGGGAVELSQEVLKDRSRVASIADGEVRAKGGHMVWVRPDTADLTALAILADAGKLTVPVDASFPLREAAEAFRLSMAGRTRGKIVLEV; from the coding sequence ATGAAGGCAATCACTACGAACAGTTATGGCGGCCCCGAGGTTCTCACCTACTCCGACCAGCCCGATCCCAAGGTCGGGCCGGACTCGGTGCTGATCCGAGTGAAGGCCGCCGGAGTCAATCCGGTCGACTGGAAGATCGTCGCGGGCTATCTGGACGGCATGATGCACGCCCACTTCCCGCTCATCCCGGGGTGGGACGTGGCGGGAGTGGTCGAGGCGGTCGGCGCCGACGCCCCCGAATACGCGGTGGGCGACGAAGTCATCGGCTACGTCCGCAAGGACGAGGTGCAGCACGGCACCTACGCCGAACTGGTCGCGGCACCGGTGCGCACCCTGGCGCGCAGGCCCGCGTCGCTCAGCTGGCGGCAGGCCGCCGGACTGCCGCTCGCCGGGCTGACGGCCTATCAGTCGCTCAAGCGGGTCCGGGTCAAGGCCGACGACCTGGTGCTGGTGCACGCCGCCGCAGGTGGAGTCGGCTCACTGGCCGTCCAGATCGCGGTCGCCGAGGGGGCCCGCGTGATCGGCACGGCCAGTGAGCGCAACCACGACTTCCTGCGGTCCCTGGGCGCCGAACCGGTGACCTACGGCGACGGGCTCGCGGACCGGGTGCGGTCCCTGGCGCCCGAAGGCGTCGACGCCGCCCTGGACTTCGTCGGCGGCGGTGCGGTGGAACTCTCGCAAGAGGTGCTCAAGGACCGCAGCCGGGTGGCGTCCATCGCCGACGGCGAAGTGCGCGCGAAGGGCGGCCACATGGTGTGGGTCAGACCCGACACCGCCGACCTGACCGCACTGGCCATCCTCGCGGACGCGGGCAAGCTCACCGTGCCTGTCGATGCGTCCTTCCCGCTCCGAGAGGCCGCCGAGGCATTTCGACTCAGCATGGCCGGCCGAACCCGAGGCAAGATCGTCCTGGAGGTGTGA
- a CDS encoding LuxR C-terminal-related transcriptional regulator: MFASTPEIRSMRCFSEMPAVDELSGYDVLVLGLHSRRDLGLLRLAHDLAVVCRLVLLCTSVTTAAALALLDAGADGYLTTDADAMAFREAVLRVARGHTYLHRPVAELIRGNSRPVTPKLAPREVELLGYLAIGLTHAQAARRMGVAVGTVETYVRRVRAKCAISGPIRLARVAREARLQLMLGCQPN; this comes from the coding sequence ATGTTCGCATCCACTCCCGAGATCCGGTCGATGCGGTGTTTCTCGGAGATGCCGGCGGTCGACGAGCTGTCCGGTTATGACGTGCTGGTCCTCGGCCTCCACTCGCGGCGGGACCTGGGCCTGCTGCGGCTGGCCCATGACCTGGCCGTCGTCTGCCGTTTGGTGCTGCTGTGCACGTCGGTCACCACGGCGGCTGCCCTGGCCCTGCTCGATGCCGGAGCCGACGGCTATCTGACCACGGACGCCGACGCGATGGCCTTCCGGGAGGCGGTGCTGCGTGTGGCCCGCGGCCACACCTATCTGCATCGACCGGTGGCGGAACTGATCCGCGGCAACAGCAGGCCGGTCACCCCGAAACTGGCGCCGCGGGAGGTGGAGTTGCTCGGCTATCTGGCCATCGGGCTCACCCATGCGCAGGCGGCCCGTCGGATGGGCGTGGCCGTCGGCACAGTGGAGACATACGTCCGCCGGGTCCGAGCGAAGTGCGCCATCTCCGGGCCCATTCGCCTCGCCCGTGTCGCCAGAGAGGCGCGGCTGCAACTGATGCTCGGCTGCCAGCCGAACTGA